Proteins co-encoded in one Kocuria flava genomic window:
- a CDS encoding peptidoglycan D,D-transpeptidase FtsI family protein gives MARARSSTGRALADRGIGRSHVGLALVLTLLLVLGVRLVWVQGLDVGGRAESAAAERSRTETVPALRGEIRDADGNVLARTLQRYDVTVDQTLVREFQRPRADGTSETVTPTQAVYRLADALDLPDTEVKDALDGEEKFAYVARGVTPEQWNAVREIGLPYVYGQPTSDRIYPDGPLAGSVVGFMGGDQEALGGIEQSMDEVLSGTDGRRTYEISADGVRIPVAPTEETPVEDGSSVRLSLDSEVQFFAQEAVTARAQELDAEWGSAVVMRISDGAVLALADSSTVDPNDPGAAEAEDLAARSVTQAVEPGSTQKILTAAAAVEEGLVTPHTEITVPPFLEIDGEKITDAFDHGEQDRTFAGIIADSMNTGTVMVGSKLTPQQRHDWMARFGVGEATGIELPGESPGILAPADQWDPRQQYTVLFGQGVAQTPLRTATIFQAIGNGGVQVEPRIVDAVIGPDGTENAVERPEGERIVSEETAQQVLDMMEVTVTQGGAKEAAVEGYRVGGKTGTAEAPSAEGGYDGYTTSFVGVAPIEDPQYLVAVTMQRPEGDVRTIGTTATFSTIMGQVLRHYGVPPSTTEPVEIPLRTDVDEDDPETGEDAAAGAQEPAGDDDPAGQQPGADPAPAGAADRSASRPVDEDG, from the coding sequence GTGGCACGCGCACGCTCGAGCACCGGACGCGCCCTCGCGGACCGGGGGATCGGCCGCAGCCACGTCGGCCTCGCGCTCGTGCTGACCCTGCTCCTCGTGCTGGGCGTGCGGCTGGTGTGGGTCCAGGGCCTCGACGTCGGCGGCCGCGCCGAGTCCGCCGCCGCCGAGCGCTCCCGCACGGAGACCGTCCCGGCCCTGCGCGGGGAGATCCGCGACGCCGACGGCAACGTCCTCGCCCGCACCCTCCAGCGCTACGACGTGACGGTCGACCAGACCCTGGTGCGGGAGTTCCAGCGCCCGCGGGCCGACGGCACGAGCGAGACCGTCACCCCCACCCAGGCCGTCTACCGCCTCGCCGACGCCCTCGACCTGCCGGACACCGAGGTCAAGGACGCCCTCGACGGAGAGGAGAAGTTCGCCTACGTGGCCCGCGGGGTCACCCCCGAGCAGTGGAACGCCGTGCGGGAGATCGGCCTGCCCTACGTCTACGGCCAGCCCACCTCCGACCGCATCTACCCGGACGGCCCGCTCGCCGGCAGCGTGGTCGGGTTCATGGGCGGGGACCAGGAGGCCCTCGGCGGCATCGAGCAGTCCATGGACGAGGTCCTCTCCGGCACCGACGGGCGGCGCACCTACGAGATCAGCGCCGACGGCGTGCGCATCCCGGTCGCCCCGACCGAGGAGACGCCCGTGGAGGACGGCTCCTCCGTGCGGCTGTCCCTGGACAGCGAGGTCCAGTTCTTCGCCCAGGAGGCCGTCACGGCCCGGGCCCAGGAGCTCGACGCCGAGTGGGGCAGCGCCGTGGTGATGCGCATCTCCGACGGCGCGGTGCTCGCCCTGGCCGACTCCTCGACCGTGGACCCCAACGACCCGGGCGCCGCCGAGGCCGAGGACCTGGCCGCCCGCTCCGTCACCCAGGCCGTGGAGCCCGGCTCCACCCAGAAGATCCTCACCGCGGCCGCCGCGGTCGAGGAGGGCCTCGTGACCCCGCACACCGAGATCACCGTCCCGCCGTTCCTGGAGATCGACGGGGAGAAGATCACCGACGCCTTCGACCACGGCGAGCAGGACCGCACCTTCGCGGGGATCATCGCGGACTCGATGAACACGGGCACCGTGATGGTCGGGAGCAAGCTCACCCCCCAGCAGCGCCACGACTGGATGGCCCGCTTCGGGGTCGGGGAGGCCACCGGCATCGAGCTGCCGGGGGAGTCCCCGGGCATCCTCGCCCCCGCCGACCAGTGGGACCCCCGCCAGCAGTACACGGTGCTCTTCGGCCAGGGCGTGGCCCAGACCCCGCTGCGCACGGCCACGATCTTCCAGGCCATCGGCAACGGCGGGGTGCAGGTCGAGCCGCGCATCGTGGACGCGGTGATCGGCCCCGACGGCACCGAGAACGCCGTCGAGCGGCCCGAGGGGGAGCGGATCGTCTCCGAGGAGACCGCCCAGCAGGTCCTCGACATGATGGAGGTCACCGTCACCCAGGGCGGGGCCAAGGAGGCCGCCGTCGAGGGCTACCGGGTCGGCGGGAAGACCGGCACCGCCGAGGCGCCGAGCGCCGAGGGCGGCTACGACGGCTACACCACCTCCTTCGTGGGGGTGGCCCCGATCGAGGACCCCCAGTACCTGGTGGCCGTCACGATGCAGCGCCCCGAGGGCGACGTGCGCACCATCGGCACCACCGCGACGTTCAGCACGATCATGGGCCAGGTCCTGCGCCACTACGGCGTGCCGCCCTCGACGACCGAGCCGGTGGAGATCCCGCTGCGCACGGATGTCGACGAGGACGACCCGGAGACCGGCGAGGACGCCGCGGCCGGGGCGCAGGAGCCCGCCGGGGACGACGACCCGGCCGGGCAGCAGCCCGGCGCCGACCCCGCCCCGGCGGGCGCCGCCGACCGCTCGGCGTCCAGGCCCGTCGACGAGGACGGCTAG
- a CDS encoding UDP-N-acetylmuramoyl-L-alanyl-D-glutamate--2,6-diaminopimelate ligase, which yields MDATAPPGPDAQTLRPTRPRPLRLDEVARLAGGELATGAAATEVTGISLDSRGLRPGDLWAALPGARTHGAAFAAAAERSGAAAVLTDPEGLRLLERAGTGLPAVVAAEPRRAVGALAAHVYDSQPADGTAPLLLAVTGTNGKTTTTYFANALLRALGHRTGLIGTIEILAGDEPVPSRLTTPEAPHVHALLAVMRERGITAASMEVSSHALEFSRVDGVRYDVAGFTNLTQDHLDLHGSMEEYFAVKARLFTPARTRRAVVVVQDEDDHWGLRMAEHARAELGAEHVDVLALRGGLPADDDAGPARRGADWTLGALDRRGIGHAFELRHRDGRLVRAATGLPGDFNVANAALAVLMVLAGGADPERLQRALDELDPLTTDVPGRMQLIGTGPTAVVDFAHNPDALRRALTAVEPPDGRGRVIVVFGATGERDRSKRPVMGEVAARHADVVIVTDDDPHDEEPAGIREEVAAGARAAAGARAAEVLVLAPRAVAIRAAVAMAGPEDSVLVAGRGHETVQEILGVDHPLDDRDELRAALADAQQGRWEDR from the coding sequence ATGGACGCGACAGCCCCTCCGGGACCCGACGCGCAGACCCTGCGACCCACCCGCCCCCGGCCCCTGCGCCTGGACGAGGTCGCCCGGCTCGCCGGCGGGGAGCTCGCGACCGGCGCCGCGGCCACCGAGGTCACGGGGATCTCCCTGGACTCCCGCGGCCTGCGCCCCGGGGACCTGTGGGCGGCGCTGCCCGGGGCCCGCACCCACGGCGCCGCCTTCGCCGCCGCGGCCGAGCGCTCCGGGGCCGCCGCCGTGCTCACCGACCCCGAGGGGCTGCGGCTGCTGGAGCGGGCCGGCACCGGCCTGCCCGCCGTCGTCGCCGCCGAGCCCCGCCGCGCCGTGGGCGCCCTCGCCGCGCACGTCTACGACTCGCAGCCCGCCGACGGGACGGCCCCGCTGCTGCTGGCCGTCACCGGCACCAACGGCAAGACGACCACCACGTACTTCGCCAACGCGCTGCTGCGCGCCCTCGGCCACCGCACCGGCCTGATCGGCACGATCGAGATCCTCGCCGGCGACGAGCCCGTGCCCTCCCGGCTCACGACCCCGGAGGCCCCCCACGTGCACGCCCTGCTCGCCGTCATGCGCGAGCGCGGGATCACCGCCGCCTCCATGGAGGTCTCCTCCCACGCCCTGGAGTTCTCCCGCGTGGACGGGGTGCGCTACGACGTCGCCGGCTTCACCAACCTCACCCAGGACCACCTCGACCTGCACGGGTCCATGGAGGAGTACTTCGCGGTCAAGGCCCGCCTGTTCACCCCCGCGCGCACCCGCCGGGCCGTGGTCGTCGTCCAGGACGAGGACGACCACTGGGGCCTGCGCATGGCCGAGCACGCCCGGGCCGAACTCGGCGCCGAGCACGTCGACGTCCTCGCCCTGCGCGGCGGCCTGCCCGCCGACGACGACGCCGGGCCCGCCCGCCGCGGCGCCGACTGGACGCTGGGCGCCCTCGACCGCCGCGGCATCGGCCACGCCTTCGAGCTGCGCCACCGCGACGGGCGTCTCGTGCGGGCCGCCACCGGGCTGCCCGGGGACTTCAACGTCGCCAACGCCGCCCTCGCCGTGCTGATGGTCCTGGCCGGCGGGGCCGACCCGGAGCGCCTGCAGCGGGCCCTCGACGAGCTCGACCCCCTGACCACGGACGTGCCCGGCCGGATGCAGCTGATCGGCACCGGGCCCACCGCCGTCGTCGACTTCGCCCACAACCCCGACGCCCTGCGCCGGGCCCTGACGGCGGTCGAGCCCCCGGACGGGCGGGGCCGGGTCATCGTGGTCTTCGGCGCCACCGGCGAGCGCGACCGCTCCAAGCGCCCCGTGATGGGCGAGGTCGCCGCCCGGCACGCCGACGTCGTGATCGTCACCGACGACGACCCGCACGACGAGGAGCCCGCCGGGATCCGCGAGGAGGTCGCCGCCGGCGCCCGCGCGGCCGCCGGGGCCCGGGCCGCCGAGGTGCTCGTGCTCGCGCCGCGGGCCGTGGCCATCCGGGCCGCCGTCGCGATGGCCGGGCCGGAGGATTCCGTGCTCGTGGCCGGGCGCGGCCACGAGACCGTCCAGGAGATCCTGGGCGTGGACCATCCGCTGGACGACAGGGACGAGCTGCGGGCCGCACTGGCCGACGCGCAGCAGGGCCGTTGGGAGGACCGATGA
- a CDS encoding UDP-N-acetylmuramoyl-tripeptide--D-alanyl-D-alanine ligase: MIEMTAAQIAQVTGGRTVGGAEERPAVEHVTTDSREARPGTLFVAKPGEVTDGHEYVGAALAAGAVLALAEREVRDAAGAVYPAVLVPDVVEAMGRLAAWTVAQLRAEHGLTVVAVTGSVGKTTTKDLLKGVLGAEGPTVAPRGSYNGEVGVPLTVFEADARTRYLVVEMGATRIGNIDYLCRMVRPDIGIVLCVGSAHAGEFGGVANIARAKGELVEALGADGVAVLNDDDPAVRLMHARTAAPVVFFGESPENTQPEVPAARVHASGVRLGPGGSPEFTLHLPDGSAHPVRSRLIGEHHVSNLLAAAAAAFVAGVAPERIAASLSAQGPASRWRMERTERADGVTVVNDAYNANPQSMRAALQTLAQLGRGTAGAPARRTWAVLGGMHELGETTVEDHDALGRMVVRLNISKLVAVGELARPVYDAAQLEGSWGNEATWVASAEEAEEILRHELAPGDIVLFKSSNAAGLRLLGDRVAAAGGPAHQDPAPPNDAPARGDHWRSAGPFVNAPLAAGEERP, translated from the coding sequence ATGATCGAGATGACCGCCGCGCAGATCGCGCAGGTCACGGGCGGGCGCACGGTCGGCGGGGCCGAGGAGCGCCCCGCCGTCGAGCACGTCACCACCGACTCGCGGGAGGCCCGCCCGGGCACCCTGTTCGTCGCGAAGCCGGGCGAGGTCACCGACGGCCACGAGTACGTCGGCGCCGCGCTCGCGGCCGGGGCCGTGCTGGCGCTGGCCGAGCGGGAGGTCCGCGACGCCGCCGGCGCCGTGTACCCCGCGGTCCTCGTGCCCGACGTCGTCGAGGCCATGGGCCGGCTCGCCGCGTGGACGGTCGCGCAGCTGCGCGCCGAGCACGGGCTCACCGTCGTGGCCGTGACCGGCTCCGTCGGCAAGACCACCACCAAGGACCTGCTCAAGGGCGTCCTCGGGGCCGAGGGCCCCACGGTCGCCCCGCGCGGGTCCTACAACGGCGAGGTGGGCGTGCCGCTGACCGTCTTCGAGGCCGACGCGCGGACGCGCTACCTCGTGGTCGAGATGGGCGCCACCCGCATCGGCAACATCGACTACCTCTGCCGCATGGTCCGCCCCGACATCGGCATCGTGCTGTGCGTGGGCTCGGCCCACGCCGGGGAGTTCGGCGGGGTCGCGAACATCGCCCGCGCCAAGGGCGAGCTCGTCGAGGCCCTCGGGGCCGACGGCGTGGCCGTGCTCAACGACGACGACCCGGCCGTGCGTCTCATGCACGCCCGCACCGCGGCCCCCGTGGTGTTCTTCGGGGAGTCCCCCGAGAACACCCAGCCCGAGGTGCCCGCCGCCCGCGTGCACGCCTCCGGGGTGCGCCTGGGCCCCGGCGGCAGCCCCGAGTTCACCCTGCACCTGCCCGACGGCTCCGCCCACCCGGTGCGCTCCCGGCTGATCGGGGAGCACCACGTGAGCAACCTGCTCGCGGCCGCGGCGGCGGCCTTCGTCGCCGGGGTCGCCCCCGAGCGCATCGCCGCGTCCCTCAGCGCCCAGGGCCCCGCCAGCCGGTGGCGGATGGAGCGCACGGAGCGCGCCGACGGCGTGACGGTCGTCAACGACGCCTACAACGCCAACCCCCAGTCGATGCGGGCCGCCCTGCAGACCCTCGCGCAGCTGGGCCGCGGCACCGCCGGCGCCCCGGCCCGCCGCACCTGGGCCGTGCTCGGCGGCATGCACGAGCTCGGGGAGACCACCGTCGAGGACCACGACGCCCTGGGGCGGATGGTCGTGCGCCTGAACATCTCCAAGCTCGTCGCCGTGGGCGAGCTCGCCCGCCCGGTCTACGACGCCGCCCAGCTCGAGGGCTCGTGGGGCAACGAGGCGACCTGGGTCGCGAGCGCCGAGGAGGCCGAGGAGATCCTGCGCCACGAGCTCGCCCCCGGCGACATCGTCCTGTTCAAGTCCTCCAACGCCGCGGGCCTGCGCCTGCTCGGCGACCGCGTCGCCGCGGCCGGCGGGCCCGCGCACCAGGACCCGGCCCCGCCCAACGACGCCCCCGCCCGCGGGGACCACTGGCGCTCCGCCGGCCCGTTCGTCAACGCCCCCCTGGCCGCGGGGGAGGAGCGTCCGTGA